In the genome of Mogibacterium neglectum, the window TCTACTTACCGTCAGAATCATTAACATGTACATCGAGCTGACTATAAGGAAGCACAATATCTGATTCAATAAGGCATTTCTGCAGCACACCCATAGCAGCTCTTCTCATAGCCCACTTATCCTTCGGCTTACACCAGTATCTGATCCTGTATGTTGCAGACGTTGCATCGAAGCTCTGGACAGCTAGATATTCAGAGTTCTTGATGCCTTTAACTGCTTTAATCTTCTTTGCACAGTCAGTCAGAACCTCTCTGACATGCTCTGGATCCTCGTCATATCTGAGCCCTATGTCTATATCGTATATACCATTAGTTATACCCACTTTAGTGATATTTCTGTTGCAGATGGTAACATTATCTCCTGTATTTAGGCTCGTGTACTGAGTGGTCTGAAGGGTGAATAGTGTAACTATACCTTCGTCATCATCAATCCTAATAACATCGCCAACTTTAAAGGCTTTGTCATTAATTATATGCATACCCATCAGCACATCCTTAAATACGTCCTGCATCGCCATGCCGAAAACCGCACCGGCAACACCAACACCAGCGATTATTGATGTAATCCGTATATTGTTTACTTCGAGTACTGCCAAGGCTGCAATTATCCAGGTTACAGTCTTCATCAGTCTAAACGTCGATCTAACAATCGCATTCATCTGTACCGTATTGTTGGTCTTTTTGACATAGAGCTTATGCGTATGTTCTATGACGAGCGTTGCAATAGAGGTGACCAAGATGATGATTATGCTACTTATAAATTGTGCCGAAGTGACCATTTTAACTATTATATCCACGTTATCCCCCTATCCTCGGAACACCGACAAGTCGTCCCAGCTCAAGAGTGATGATAGCACCCCAAAGCCTTCTATATCTTGATAAAATTCATCAATCTGCTTAGCTCCGTAATGCTTATATATCTCTTCTGCTTTGGTGTTACCTGCAAATACGTCGATTACCATCTGTGAATATCCGATATCCGCCACTCTATTTCCCATCGTAAATAAGAGCCTTCGCCCTATACCAAAATCTCTGTAAGATGCCTCTATATGCAGCATCTCAAGCCAGAATGCACCGAATACTTCCGGAGAGGGTGTGCCCGCTACAAAGCCGACAATCTCACCGGTTCCAGTCTCTTCACCATCTGTTAGTAGCTCAGCAACAAACATTTCATTTCCTGGTGTAAGAAAATATGTGTCCATCCTCTTCGACGCACTCTCAGGATTCACAGAGCTTAGATATCTTTTATCAAGTATATTTGCATATGTATTATGATAGTTCTCTGATAGGATGCGCCCAACCTCGGCTATGTCGGAACGCTTCGCCTCACGAATTTTTATTTTTTTAATATCTTCCATACTATAGACCTGCCTTATTCATACGTTACTCTATAGTATACACGAATTTTCATTTAAATTCCTTTAAAGTAATAACTTACTCCCAGTGTCCTTCACTGACAAGCACCTGCTCGGTGTATGACTCTTTAACGACAACTGCCTTTATGGATACTACCTCAGCATGAAAACCTTGCTTTACATTATATACAAACCCACTATTTCCCCACGCTGTCTCTCTCTGGCGATTTCCGCTGCACCTGTGCAACTACAGTGGATGCAAAGATTACAACACATCCACCCCACTCCACGAGAGACATATGCTCATGGAGGATAAGAACCCCAAATATCGCTGCAAACACGGATTCAAGACTCATTAGCAGCGATGCAACAACTGGATTAGTATATTTCTGCCCTATTATCTGCATAGTGTATGCGAGCGCCGTTGGAATAAGAGCCGAATAAAGCGTTACCCATAGGGCGTTCTTGATCATCTCTAGAGTTGTATTCTCAGCTATGAATGCGACAATCAGTGTAAGTACCCCGCACACTAGCATCTGCGCCACAGAGAGCATTAACGCATTATTCTTGGTTACGTGTTTTGATACAGCCATTATCTGTAGTGCAAAAAACAACGAACTCAAGAGTGTTATAGCATCACCTGTTCCCAGTCCCGAAAGCCCGCCATGTAAGCTCAACATTGCAAATCCTATCATCGCCATTACTACTGAAATCCATATCCTTAGACCTACTTTATGTCCGCTAAAGATTCCCAGCAATGGAACGATAACTATATAAATTACGACGATAAAACCAGCTCTCCCAACTGGCACAGTTGTGAGTCCTACCTGCTGTAAATTCGATGCCATCCCGAGCATCGTCCCACACACGACACTCCCTACGAGCAAGTTCATCTTCCGAGTTCTTACTACATTCTCACCATGAAGCTTTTTACTAAAGAATTCCCTTGGTCTTGCAGCTTTTATGACTAGAGGCATAAGAGCTAATCCCCCAATAATCATTCGTGCTCCGTTAAAGAAATATGGACCTATAGAATCCATCCCCATCTTCTGAGCGATAAATCCACTTCCCCAGATAATCGCAACTATTAGCAGTGCAATATTTCCCTTGTTCTTATTGCTCATATGATAAGTCCCCCTAATCACCTAATCATATTGAAAGGTTATTGGTTTTTGTCAGCATTTACCTTGTCTGATTTAATAATAACTAGGATATCACCATTACTGAATCCCTTTAATAAATAGTCCCAAATATGTAGTAAAATTATAACATGCAAGCATATTAAGGTGTACAATACCGCAATTATATATGATAAGCTATGTAATTTTTTGGTATAATAAGACATCAATAAGATTGGTACTAGAGGAGGAATCGACTTGATAGAAACTGACCACATCATACTTCGCAAGGCATCCTTTGCCGATTGCGACCTTTTCGCAGAATGGGAGTCGCGAGAAACTGTAATCGAGCATTTCTGTACGACAGGCAAAAGAAATCTCGATACTATAACCGACGAATTTCACAACGTCATCCACGATCCATCTCGCGAATGGATGACAATAGTTGAGAAGTCTAGCAAAAAACCTCTGGGAAAAATAGATATCACCAACATTGATTCCATCAATGATTCGTTAAATATCGCAATCATTTATCTCGCTGACGAAACGGCTCGCGGCAAAGGTTATGGAACAGAATCCATGGAAGCTCTTCTTCGCCACGCTTTCGAGGAGCTCGGCACACATAGAGTTACCGTTTCTCATTTTCCCGACGATAAAGTCGCTTCAAACCTATACACAAAGCTAGGTTTCAGAACAGAAGGCATACTCAAACTAGCCGGGAAACGCAGTAATGAGTATTTCGACATGGAGCTTAGGGCTATTCTAGTGGAAGAATGGGATGAACAGAACGAAATAAAAGCCTTAAATGCTTGACTTTAAACACTTTGAGTAATATAATTTTTTAGGCATATTGTGCAAATGGAGCAGGGCTCTGCCCGGTAGCTCCGACACTAAGTTATTTTTAGTATGTCGAACAAGATCTTTAGATCCTAGTAGACAGTGCCGAAACCGATCTTCGGATCTGAGTAGGTAGAAAGGACAGAAAATGAAGTCTTACATCGCTAAGCCTGCAGATATCGGCCACAAGTGGTATGTTATCGATGCAGAGGACAAGACTCTAGGTAAGATTGCAGCTGAGATTGCAATGATCCTAAGAGGAAAGAAGAAGCCTATCTACACACCTCACGTTGACTGCGGAGATTACGTAGTTGTTGTAAACGCTGAGAAGGTAGCAGTAACTGGCAAGAAAGAAAAGCAGAAGATTTACAAGAGCCACAGCGGATATCCAGGTGGTCTCAAGGAGATAACTCTTACAGAACTTCGCGCTAAGAAGCCAGAAGAGATCATCCGTCACGCTGTTAAAGGCATGATGCCTAAGGGCAAGCTCGGCAGACAGATGTTCAAGAAGCTAAAGGTATACGCAGGACCTGAGCATCCACATGCTGCACAGAATCCTGAAGAGTGGACATTCTAGGAAGGGAGGATTAGAAGATGGCTAAAGAAATGTATCAGGCAACAGGAAGAAGAAAATCTTCAATTGCTAGAGTCAGATTACTCCCTGGAACAGGAAGAATCGTTGTAAACAAGAAGGATCTCGAAGATTACTTCGGACTTGAAGTTCTTAAGAACGAGGTTAAGAGACCTTTCGAAATCACTGGAACAACTGGAAAGTACGATGTAATCGCACTAGTCAACGGTGGTGGTACAACTGGACAGGCTGGAGCACTTAGACACGGTATCTCAAGAGCACTTTGCGAAGTAGATGCTGACGCTAACAGACCAGCACTTAAGGCCGCTGGATTCCTAACGAGAGACCCTCGTATGAAGGAAAGAAAGAAGTACGGTCTCAAGAAAGCTAGAAGAGCTAGCCAGTTCTCGAAGCGTTAATCTTATAGGACTTAAAAATTCCTGGGTTTCATAAGAATCCAGGAATTTTTATTTATACTAGCTTTTTTATTTTTAATTATTCAAATAATGATTCGCCATCGCTATTACTTTTGTTTACAAATTTCACTAAATCACGGAGTGATTTATTTTTGTTTTTTGACATGTAGACTAGTAACAAAATCTCTGTAAACGTCTCCCCTAAACTCTCCATATACATGTCTTCAATCGCTGTCATCTCCTCTTTTGGCTGGATAGCAAATCCCTGCCCAAGCGCAATTAAAGTAGTCTGATTTGATACCGTATCAACTACACGTACATCCGAAAAAGTACTTTTATATATGCTTTTGAGATTATCTCTACAGTATTCATGATACTCACTTTCAACTGCTTTGGTTATAAGTGGTAAATTCTCTATGACTTTCCCAACACTTCCATATTTAATCACGCTTTCTTGAGAGCAGCACAAAACATCGTGTGCAGCTCCGATTTCCATCTTCTCTATGCCAAGTGTATTTTCACTTAGCATTGTGACATCAGGAATAATCATCGCATCTATTGATTCCATCTCCAGCATGTTTATCAATTGATCTTTGTCCTTAAACTCTACTTCGAAGGACATATCCTGATTCATGGCTTTGTACTTTCTTAGAAAATTAACTGGTAGATAGTCTCCTGCAATTCCAATTCTAAGAAGTTTATCTTTCTCATTCTCAATTTGTTTTAATAAGCTCTCATACTGTCCGTTTATCTCTTTTACACCTGCATAAAATTTTTCTCCGGCTTCAGTCAAACTGACTCCTTTATTAGTTCGGTAGAATAGCGTGCATCCGATTTCATTTTCTAATTTATTAATATACTTACCTATTGCAGTCTGCGTAATATTGCAAGCTTCAGCAGCTTTAGAAAAATTCAATAATTCTGCTGCAGCAATAAAATATTTCAGTTTAATTAAATCCATTTATCCTTTTCCTAAAATTAATCATAATTTATAATATGCTTGAAATTACAGCGATTATAACACACCCCTTCAGTAGATTAAACCTTGTTATTCCAAAAAGTACTAGACATATGATTATATTTCGGTACTGGTTTTTTAATAGTTAATATATAGTAATATCTATCTTTTTTAATTGTAAATAAACATTTTATTATTACTTTTATTATAGGAGGAACAATGAAAGATAATTCAAAACCAAAGGCGAAAGGGCCGATTATTGTGACCATGGGTCTCGCTCTTTTCGCAACTCAATTTGGCGCGGGCAACCTTATATTTCCGCCATTCCTCGGCCAGCAGACAGGGAGCAATTGGCTAGTAGGATTTGTAGGATTTTTTATCATGGACGTTGGACTAGCTGCCTTAGCTATTTATTCTGTTGTTGCTAACAGAGAAGGAACGGTAGACGGAGTAACTAACAAGATTGGAACCATACCTGGTAAGGTATTCGTATCCATCATTCTGCTGTTACTAGGACCTATCATCTGTATTCCAAGGACATCCGCTACTACTTACGAGATGGGTATTAAGGGACTGCTACCAGGCGTTCCGCTATGGGCATTCAGTCTAATGTTCTTCGCGGTGACTGCCATTCTTGCACTCAATCCTTCTGGTGTTGTAGATGTCATAGGAAAGTTCCTTACACCGCTTTTACTCCTAGTAATGGTTATTTTAATCGTACTCGGAATCATTAATCCAATCGGTGCACCTATTGGAACAAAGGATCTTGTTCCATTCCAGACTGGAATTGTCAATGGTTATCAAACTCTCGATGGTATTGGCGGAGTAACAGTAACTATCATTCTCATAGTTGCTGCAAAGAAATATGGATTTACTGAAAAGAAAGATGTAAAACAGCTAGTAGCTGGTGCGGATATCATTTCGACAGTGCTACTTGGACTAGTATATGGAGGCCTAACATTCCTCGGTGCATCGACTTCAAGCGACAGCCATTTTGCAGGTCTTGCACAGGCTCCACTTCTAATCGCTATCACTAACAGACTACTCGGTGGCTGGGGAGTTATCGCTCTAGCGATTATAATTCTGCTAGCATGTCTAACAACTTCGATTGGACTTTCTTCAGTAATCGGCGACTACTTCTCTGGTTTGTCAAACGGAAAGATTAGTTACCGCACAGTAATACTAATTACGATTGGGTTCAGCTTCTTTATGAGCAACCTTGGTCTAGATAAAATCATTGCGTTAGCTGCACCTATACTAAGCGCATTTTATCCACCGCTTATCGTTTTGGTAATATTTGCCGTACTTGATAACTGGATTACAAGCAAATACGTTGGTGGTGTAGCAGCTTATGCCGCATTCATCACAAGCTTGCTTTCAGTTCTAAATGGATTCGGTCTTCCGTTCGGTTTCGTAAGTGACCTTCCACTCACTAAGCTAGCGCTTGGCTGGGTTGTACCTGCACTGGTTGGTGCTGTAATCGGAGGTATATATTCTGCTACCAGAAAGGACGAATTGAAATTATCGAACTAATAAATAGCTAGATATATTGTCATGAATATCGACACAAAAATCGAGAGCTCTGATTGTTGGGCTCTCGATTTTTTTCTACTGGATTTTCTATGACCAGTTTTGATTGCATTTTGAGCATAAAAAAAAGGCATCGCCATAAAGGACGATGCTTATTAGTCTTCTTATATATAATTAGTTATCGAAATACTATCTAGGCTTTATATTTCAGCCTTATAATGCCTTCTTAATCGCGCTTAGTAGATCGTCAAACTCATCGTAGGCTGGGAACTGTGGGTAATCCGCTTTGATGGAGTCTGTGCTGCGGAATAGGAATCCCGCTTTGCTTGCTTCAATCATAGCTAGGTCGTTAAAACTATCTCCTGCCGCAATTGTCTCAAAACCGCATGACTGAAGAGCTCTCACTGTTGTGAGCTTTGATTTCTCGCAGCGCATCTTAAAGCCTTCTATCATTCCGTCTTCGCCCACGATTAACTCATTGCAGAATAGTGCCGGCCATCCAAGTTTGGCCATAAGTGGCTGGGCAAACTGAGAAAAAGTATCACTGAGAATAATAGCTTGAGTCGTTGCACGAAGTTCATCTAAGAACCTCTTTGCTCCTGGTAGCGGATCAATTCTAGCGATTACATCCTGAATCTCCCTGAGTCCAAGACCATGCTCCCTCAAGATATCAAGTCTGTAATTCATGAGCTTATCGTAATCTGGCTCTTCTCTTGTAGTCCTCTTTAGCTTTTCGATACCAGTCTCTTCTGCAAAAGCAATCCAAATCTCAGGTACCAATACGCCTTCCATATCTAAGCATACAATGTTCATCTTTCCTCCCCTAAAAATCAGTTAGTCTAGAAATAATTTCAGGTAGCTCAACAATTGAATAAGCTTTCGCATCAGCCTCATCTAGCTCTCCGGACTTCGCGTATCCATATTCACATGCGACAAACAATATCTTGTTCCTCACTGCCGCCTCTTGGTCATTGAACCTATCCCCAATCATAACATATGTTAAGTCAGGTTCATCGCTTATTATAGAGCTTAACACATCAGCTTTAGACTGCCAATCCCAGGATTCACAATCTATATACCTCTCAAACCACTTATCTGTGTTAAATCTCTTTCTGTTAAATTCCGCATACTCGTGATCTGAGTTGCTTAATATCATCATCCTGTATCCCTGTTTTTTGAGCCTGTCTAGTGTGTCACGGGTACCGGAATACCAGGGATCAGCACCACCGCGAACCAGAGTGCGCATGTAGGCGCCGACACGCGCCACCGCGGCCGCCCTGGCGGCTGCAGGGAGCGCTGGGGCGAAGTCCGCCCACATTTCATCATTTCTAAGCCCCAGCCAGCTCTCCATGCGCTCATAGCTAGGATTTTCGACTGGGATATCATATATCGTCCGTAGCCTCTTCGCTATATCAAGAATAGCTGGTGCATATATCTTCATAGTTTCTTGAATAGTGCCGTCATAGTCAAACACGAGCATAACCTTACTCTTGTCTTGATTTTCCCTTTCACTATTCTTAATTTCTAAACTTTTGCCCATTTATACGACCAATCCTCATTCGTATTTCGAAAACAAGGCAGACTGCACCAGTCTGCCTTGCAATATTAAATATACCTTTTCGCCTTTGCCATTATAGCTAATCTTATAGCTGTTCTACGAGGTTAACCATCTCGATTGCGGATAGAGCGCAGTCGTATCCCTTGTTCCCAACCTTGCTTCCTGCACGAGCGATTGCCTGTTCAATATTCTCTGTCGTGATTACACCAAACATAGTTGGAACACCGGTCTGCATCGAAATCTGAGCAATTCCTTTAGCTGCCTCGTTGCACACAAGCTCGTAGTGGGATGTCTGACCTCTGATTACAGCACCGAGAACGATTACCGCATCATACTTCCCAGACTCAGCCATCTTCTTAGCAACAGTTGGTAGTTCAAATGCTCCAGGCACCCAAGCAGCTGTGATGTTTTCTTCCTTGACATTGTGACGTACAAGTCCGTCAATAGCACCGCTGAGCAGCTTGCTTACAACGATTTCATTGAAACGAGCAGCTACGATTCCGACCTTCATTCCATCTTTTGCAACGACTTTACCTTCTAATAGATTGATATTGTTCATGACGCTTCCTTTCTACTTGTCTAAATCAATTTCGTTGAAAATATGTCCCATCTTGCTCTTCTTCGTCTTGAGATACATATAGTCGAACTTCTGTGGCTTAATCTCAATCGGAACTCGCTCAGTTATATCAAGAGCAAAATCACCAAGACCATACACCTTCTCAGGGTTGTTAGTCATAAGCCTTAGAGATTTGCAACCCAGGTCTCTAAGAATCTGTGCGCCTACCCAATATTCCCTTAAGTCCGGTGCAAATCCAAGCTTAACATTAGCCTCCACCGTATCATATCCCTCTTCCTGAAGAGCGTATGCCTTAATCTTGTTGATGAGCCCGATTCCACGGCCTTCCTGCCTCATATAAAGCAGGACTCCTCGGCCTTCCTTTTCTATCATCTCAAGCGACTTCTCGAGCTGCAGCCCACAGTCACATCTCAGTGAACCAAATGTATCTCCTGTGAGGCACTCCGAATGAACTCGGCAGAGAACATCTTTTCCATCTCCGATTTCACCCTTAACCAGCGCTACGTGGTGCTCACCAGTAATGTCGTTAATGTACCCATACATCGTGAACTCACCATACACTGTAGGTAGCTTAGCTACCGCCTCACGTATTACATGGCACTCGTTTATGCGCAGATAATCCTGAAGTTGCTTAATTGTTATAAATGCTAGATCGTATTTCTCTGCAATCTCCCACAGCTTAGGCGTTCTCATCATCGTACCGTCATCATCCATAATTTCACAGCACACACCGCACTCCTTGAGCCCAGCAAGTCTCAGCAAGTCTACTGTAGCCTCTGTATGTCCATTTCTAACTAGCACACCGCCCCTCTTAGCAACGAGGGGGAACACATGTCCTGGTCTCCTAAAATCTTCAGGCTTCGAATCGGGATCTACGCACTTTCTCATCGTATATCCTCGTTCTTTAGCTGAAATACCAGTCGTGGTATCGACATGGTCTATGGAAACTGTAAATGCAGTTTCATGGTTATCCGTATTCTCAGACACCATTGCCGGGAAGTTGAGCTTCCTTGCGAGCTCAATGCTCATCGGTGTGCAGATAAGACCCTTTGCAATACTAGCCATCATATTGATATTCTCTTGCGTTGCGAATTCCGCAGCACAGATCATATCACCCTCGTTTTCTCTATCTGGATCATCTGTGCAAAGAATTATCTTCCCTGCTCTTAGATCCTCAAGCGCTCTTTCAATTGAATCATATTCGCGTTTTCTACTACTCATCGCATCTCCTTTCAGAACCCGTTTTCCGCCAGGAACTCAAGTGTAAGTTCACTTTCGTTATCGCCCCTTTGCCGAGCACCACCATACACAGTCGGCTCGCCAAGTCCCAATAATTTTTCTACATATTTGCCTACAATATCATTTTCAAGATTAACCTTATCACCCGAATGCCTCTTCAGCAGTGTAGTTTCCTCACCTGTATGAGGAATGATCGACACCTTAAAACGCTCACCATCTACATAAGCAACAGTAAGGCTGATTCCATCGATTGCTATGGAGCCCTTCTCAACTATGAGTCTGAGAATTTCTGTTGGCGCCTTGATGCTTACCCATACGGCAATGCCATCGTGTTCAAGTGATTCAACAGTTCCAACACCATCAATATGACCAGATACTATGTGTCCACCGAACCTGCCATTTGCAGCCATCGCTCGTTCCAGATTAACCTTGTCACCTACTCTGAGCTGCGAGAACCCTGTTCGCGAAATGGTCTCAGGCATGACATCCGCGGTAAATCCATCGGCATGAAGCTCTACCACGGTGAGGCAGACACCATTCACAGCGATGCTATCACCAATATTAGTGCCTTCTAGTACCTTGGAGGCCTCAAGCTCTATACGGCCTGTCACCCCCGATATGTCCAGTGCTCTCAGTCTTCCTGTCTCTTCAATGATTCCTGTAAACATTAGTTTTCTCCATCTTCTGGAATATATGTGCTGAGATTATCGATTCTCTTGCATGTAATCATGAGATCAGAACCTATCCTCTCAACATCGTCGAATGAGAATTTATATGCCATATTCGGATTTTCAACTCCGATTCCTTCAATAGGACTCTTTGCCTTTCCTCCGAACACCTTAGGTGCGATAAATATCCTCAGCTCACTTATGATTCCTGCTCTCAGCGCACTCTCGTTGAGATTGCCACCGCCTTCAAGCAGCAGGCTATCTATCTCCAGACGCCCGAGGTATTCCATCAACATGTTTAGATTAACTCTTCCGTCATGCCCTGGGAAGTTAAATATCCTGACTCCCATCTCATTGAGTTTAACCGCCTTCTTGATGAAATCTCCACCGCCAAACTTCTTACCTAAAGCCTTTGCTAGGGGATTTACATTCTCGTAGTCCAGATAGAGCGGTGCTTTATCATTAAATCTGACCTCACCTATCGGTAGACCCTCAACTGCACAAACAACAACTGTTTCGCTATCGTACTCATCAGCAGTTCTAACTAACTGGCATTCACTTGGAATTCTGAGCTTGCTGTCACATACGATTCTCACTGGATTTCTGCCGTTCTCAATTCTGCAGTTAAGCATCGGATCATCAGCTATAACCGTATCAACACCCACCATTATGCTCATGCATTCATGACGCATCTCATGCACCTTGTGAATTGCCTCAGGACCAGTAACCCACCTTGAAGCTCCAGTCTTAGTCGCAATCTTGCCGTCAGCAGTCATAGCATACTTCATCATTACGTAAGGATGTTCAGTAGTTATATAGTGAAAGAAAATTGGATTTAGAGCATCGCACTCATCTATCATAAGG includes:
- the ribD gene encoding bifunctional diaminohydroxyphosphoribosylaminopyrimidine deaminase/5-amino-6-(5-phosphoribosylamino)uracil reductase RibD, translating into MSLERADELMLQDKEYMRRAIELAKKGEGWVNPNPKVGAVIVKDGQIIGEGYHVKCGQMHAERNAIASLHDSADGATMYVTMEPCCHYGKTPPCTEAIIENGIARVVIGSKDPNPKVAGKGVQALRDAGIEVVEDLMIDECDALNPIFFHYITTEHPYVMMKYAMTADGKIATKTGASRWVTGPEAIHKVHEMRHECMSIMVGVDTVIADDPMLNCRIENGRNPVRIVCDSKLRIPSECQLVRTADEYDSETVVVCAVEGLPIGEVRFNDKAPLYLDYENVNPLAKALGKKFGGGDFIKKAVKLNEMGVRIFNFPGHDGRVNLNMLMEYLGRLEIDSLLLEGGGNLNESALRAGIISELRIFIAPKVFGGKAKSPIEGIGVENPNMAYKFSFDDVERIGSDLMITCKRIDNLSTYIPEDGEN